Within Diabrotica virgifera virgifera chromosome 7, PGI_DIABVI_V3a, the genomic segment AATTCATGCAGTTTTAGAGACCTACATCTTCAATCCTCGACTTCGGTTTCAGAAATGGTTATTAACCTGCAAGAACTCAACCTGACTGACCAATCAGAGGTTCCCTTTACGTCACATGACCCCCGTACAATTCGTTCAACAACTTGGCTGAGCGAGGTATTCAGTCTAACGGAGTCCGCGAGACAGCGCGTTTCGTGCGATAGCGTTTGCAGTGTTAGTGATGTAAATATAAACTGTTGTGATATGCAAGTTAGTGCACCGTTAAACACGTCCAGTGCGGCCCAGACAAACGTGCTACACATCCACGCTAACGATAATGGGGTGAATAATACCAGTGTTAACGTTAATCAACAAACTGTGTTTCAAAACATTAACGAAACTAACCTAAGTACCGCTAATGTCGTTGGATTACCGAACCATGCGAGGTATTCTTCTGTTCCCGTGAGTACTATTCAAAATAGAGCTACGAACAATAACAATTTAGTACCGAAACACTCGAGGAATGTGTCAGAACCATCCAACCACTTTTTTAAGtgtcaaaataacaatattttgaCTCCACAACCAGGAAGTTCTGTACCGATCCAATACAGACACAGTTCACAACTAGATCATTCGAATGTGCAACAAATTAACAATTTTAGAGGTACTTCCGTGCCCAAAAATGTGCCAATTATCCCTCGACACGACATTACCACAGTAACAACTACCACTACAGTCCCTAGTACTCATGTAAACAATTCAAGACTAACTCAGAAGGTTAATACACAGGATATAAGTAATATTAACGTCAATTTTTACAGAGCAGTACCCGTCAATGTCATTTCTTCAGTACCTACGATTCATTGTTTGAATACTTTGAGCAATGTGCAAGGTAATGAGGTATCTAATGTACAGGTACTTCCTTTAGGAAATCCAACGAACGTAGTAACTAGTAGTTCTTTGGTGGTAGGTACTACCCAAGTGATACTGCATAATACTCAAGCGAGTATTAATAATACCAACGATAGACCTACTTTTGTAAACACATCGACTTCTGTTTTACCATCTAATACATTTTCTACGAGTACTGGTACTAACACTGCAACCCACTTTCCCACTCAGGCTTCCACAAGTCAAGTTTTTATACAGAACCACAGACCTAATACCAGTACCGTACCATTTGTAAACATACAGCCTGTTTTAAGAACGAACGTTCAAGTGGAAAGTACTTCTCATAACGCCCAAACAAGACCAGTGAACACTCCTAGGACCTTCACGAGTACTGAAGCTCAAACGGATGAAATATCTATTCTTCCAGCAGCAACGAATGAACAAACCACAACTGATAGGGAACAAAGGAGAAAAGAACGAAGGGAAAGGAGGCACCAAAGGAGACTAAACAACAGATACTCCGTGGATAATGGTACTCAAGTTAGCAACCAGAATGATCGGTTGCCGGATTTGCTCAGCAACCATCTACCACCTCCGTACTCACCCATTACTAGTGCTTCTGGACCAAACATCGGGTCGGTCAGTCCTATGTCGCCGTTAATGACAAATTCCGGGATTTTGCCCCATCCTCACGGTACAGTACTCCAAACGGTTGTTCCTAATAATATAGTGCCTCCCAGTGGATTTGTTTTTCAAGGACCGCCTCCAGTGGCACAGGTGCCTTTAGTACAAGGACCGGCGCAAGTGGCAGTCCCTGTGCCGCCCCCTACTGGATTTAGGTTCCCGTTTCCTGCTACAGGCTTTAGAAGGTAAGACTTTCACATTGATTTTATTATTGTTAGTTCAACAGGTCTTGGAAGCTTCGGACTTAAAGCTTACAGCGATTTCTCTGTTTTCTTGCCTACTTCGTGTTTTTTCCTCTTCTGTCTCCAGCTTCTCCTTATTACACGTAGCATATAAAAGGCGTCCAAAGTCCAAGCTATTTATAGCtaatcttttatctatttcttccatTATTTCTTGCCCCTTGATCAATGTTTCATTTCGTCTGTCGATTTTCCTCTCTTCTTTCCTAACTGCTGTGTGCAAGTTTATCTTGGTTTCCTCTTTCTCCTTGTTTTTATTCGTTTTGTCCCAGACTTGCTCAGTTCTGCCTTTTTACCAAATTACTTTCTTCCATTTTGCATGTATGGCGATACCTTCCTAGTGTATTCTTTCATTAAGTGCTATGGGTTCTTGGTGTAATTTCTCtttgattattttctttcttaTTCTGTCTTGTTTTGTTTTTCCTGCATTAATATTCATTTAGAAACTTAATTTTCGCAAGATTTGATCTACTGCCTTGTTTTGTGTGCTTCTTCTTTTGTAAGTTTGTACTTATCTCCTTCCTAATGTATGTTAATATTATCACTGCGATAGTTTTCTTCTTTTCCTTTCTATTTCATTTTTCTCCAATATGGTTTTGTTTTGTTGGCACAAAGaacgatggaaagatcaatgctcggggtgaggcttacagaaaaaaaaaacaaataaatggattagaagcaaaactaAGGTAgaagacgcaggagaacatgctgccaaattaaaatggagcttcgccggacacaatgcccgactaaaggataaaagatggaatcatgaaatacaacaatggagagcATGGTCAGGAAGGggaagcagaggaaggccacaaatgagatgggctgatgacattAAGAAGATTGGAGGACACAACACTGTTATCCACCATCAATATCTCTTTACCATCGATTCTCACTCTCACTTCCTCTACCCAcctcttccttggccttcctacTGTCCAATGTCCCACCATAGTTCCAGTAAGCGTTCTACTGGGTGTTCTGTTATTATCCATTCTTCTAAGGTGACCTGCCAGCGTAATCTTTGTAAAAAtgtttgcataatttgctataaagggttctttgtaatattgatACAACTAGAgtttgaaccttattctccacaTGTCATTGTCACAGATGGGTCCCAGGTCCCAATATCCTTATCAATGTCTTTCTTCCAAAAGCATTAATAAGATTTGTTATCTTTTCTGTCATTATCCATGTTTTCATGCCATATTATATGTTGTTATCGATCGTTTGATAGTTTTATATACTTTGAACTTTACTATCGATGTCTTTGGATCT encodes:
- the LOC114339845 gene encoding putative uncharacterized protein DDB_G0282133; its protein translation is MATFHQNPEEGRPPDSPSCTTPLKLLNRKSCSKSPWHTNPSDKHPPYRCSNSNPVPPNFDNSAFFEVETRLVEDLNKNVHVTVKKCNRMEKSSLKQSFPKLLCLKRSPVLFSRRDSDRNPLKTLNVNTLRTDNINYDQYLEKSACSYLNSSNSENAQCDNSTNISSPTHDNSRLENRKKNRSSFHQNVEEALNSLLWQPYEYQETTRASPSTSPFSSYSSPSSSYNDLEEITKNDGNSCSFRDLHLQSSTSVSEMVINLQELNLTDQSEVPFTSHDPRTIRSTTWLSEVFSLTESARQRVSCDSVCSVSDVNINCCDMQVSAPLNTSSAAQTNVLHIHANDNGVNNTSVNVNQQTVFQNINETNLSTANVVGLPNHARYSSVPVSTIQNRATNNNNLVPKHSRNVSEPSNHFFKCQNNNILTPQPGSSVPIQYRHSSQLDHSNVQQINNFRGTSVPKNVPIIPRHDITTVTTTTTVPSTHVNNSRLTQKVNTQDISNINVNFYRAVPVNVISSVPTIHCLNTLSNVQGNEVSNVQVLPLGNPTNVVTSSSLVVGTTQVILHNTQASINNTNDRPTFVNTSTSVLPSNTFSTSTGTNTATHFPTQASTSQVFIQNHRPNTSTVPFVNIQPVLRTNVQVESTSHNAQTRPVNTPRTFTSTEAQTDEISILPAATNEQTTTDREQRRKERRERRHQRRLNNRYSVDNGTQVSNQNDRLPDLLSNHLPPPYSPITSASGPNIGSVSPMSPLMTNSGILPHPHGTVLQTVVPNNIVPPSGFVFQGPPPVAQVPLVQGPAQVAVPVPPPTGFRFPFPATGFRRGRFSEDPPKGCCGILSWKPGSLRWFIALIALVAVCCVLVGTALGAMRPSGRDHLTVSLLMIGVGIVLVTVSGVAWRLTSHDSSTCRSMLGLGSTESVEVCTRRFVPRLPPAYGRPHHPYAAMMYPEFQYRPPPPSYQASMQEYRLRLLLLERGNTPQIQSGIQNAVSPPPTYRSQSGSLLRAPTAGRRDAQSEYSCPPSYRSQSTRPGTLQPNSVLHSREQSLSLSESNHGGSMVNVVNILGSTEEDIALDNITLDSLKMEPEHDLNPIKMLLKGSSNELEGSKDGNLVTIVQTSDQSPVIVTVSGSSQIDNSSNVQITEIPSEMEILAHL